One region of Dokdonia sp. 4H-3-7-5 genomic DNA includes:
- a CDS encoding replication-associated recombination protein A: MNTPLAERLRPKKLEDYLSQQHLVGPNGSLQQALKAGIIPSLILWGPPGIGKTTLATIISEESNRPFYTLSAINSGVKDIRDVIDKAKQSGGLFTQKNPILFIDEIHRFSKSQQDSLLGAVERGWVTLIGATTENPSFEVIPALLSRCQVYILKPFDKKDLELLLNRAITEDSILKKKDITLKETEALLFLSGGDARKLLNIFELIVTTEPQKEVIVTNDMVRSKVQQNIVRYDKTGEQHYDIISAFIKSIRGSDPNAAVYWLARMIEGGEDVKFIARRLIIAASEDIGNANPTALVIANNCFQAVTTIGYPEARIILSQCVTYLATSPKSNASYLAIGKAQQLVKQTGDLSVPLPLRNAPTKLMKEIGYGDDYKYSHDFPGSFVKQEFMPPEISGTRFYEPTNNAREKSLRESLKEKWGSKYGY; the protein is encoded by the coding sequence ATGAATACTCCACTTGCAGAAAGGTTACGCCCAAAAAAATTAGAAGATTACCTCAGCCAGCAACACCTTGTAGGCCCTAACGGATCACTACAACAGGCGTTAAAGGCGGGTATAATACCGTCGCTTATTTTGTGGGGACCTCCAGGTATAGGAAAAACGACTCTTGCAACTATTATCTCCGAAGAGTCCAACAGACCTTTCTACACCTTGAGCGCTATAAACAGCGGAGTTAAAGATATACGTGACGTCATTGATAAAGCAAAGCAAAGCGGAGGGCTTTTTACACAAAAAAACCCTATCCTTTTTATAGACGAGATTCATAGATTTTCAAAATCTCAACAAGACTCACTACTAGGCGCAGTAGAGCGTGGTTGGGTCACATTAATAGGCGCTACTACAGAAAATCCAAGTTTTGAGGTTATTCCCGCACTGCTATCCCGTTGTCAAGTATATATCCTAAAACCTTTTGACAAGAAAGATTTAGAATTACTACTTAACAGAGCGATTACAGAAGATAGCATTCTCAAGAAGAAAGATATCACACTTAAAGAAACGGAAGCACTACTATTCTTAAGTGGTGGAGATGCTCGTAAATTGCTCAATATATTTGAACTTATAGTAACTACAGAGCCTCAAAAGGAGGTAATTGTTACTAATGATATGGTCCGATCTAAAGTGCAACAGAATATTGTACGTTATGACAAGACTGGAGAGCAGCATTACGACATAATTTCTGCTTTTATAAAATCAATACGCGGTAGTGATCCTAATGCGGCAGTTTATTGGCTTGCCCGTATGATAGAAGGTGGAGAAGATGTTAAATTTATTGCTCGCCGTCTTATTATTGCAGCTTCTGAAGATATTGGGAATGCAAACCCTACGGCATTGGTAATTGCTAATAATTGTTTTCAAGCAGTAACTACAATCGGATATCCAGAAGCACGTATTATACTAAGCCAATGTGTGACTTATCTTGCCACCTCACCAAAAAGTAATGCCTCATACCTTGCAATTGGAAAAGCGCAGCAGCTAGTAAAACAAACAGGAGATCTCTCTGTACCACTTCCGTTACGGAATGCTCCAACGAAGTTAATGAAAGAAATAGGGTATGGTGATGATTACAAGTATTCACATGACTTCCCAGGCAGTTTTGTAAAGCAAGAATTTATGCCACCCGAAATAAGTGGCACCAGATTTTATGAACCTACTAATAATGCCCGCGAAAAATCTTTACGCGAAAGCTTAAAAGAAAAATGGGGCTCTAAATATGGATATTAA
- a CDS encoding rhomboid family intramembrane serine protease gives MNKEADYFKFYNGVVVFPLFFVLLMWGVFWVEIKFGLDFTRWGVRPRTATGIKGVIFSPFIHSGIKHLWHNTVPLLVLSAALFYFYRKISWRVLLLLVILSGTGTWLIGRDSYHIGMSGLIYALVSFLFFKGILAKHFRLIALSLIVVFLYGSLIWGTLPTSETISWEGHLSGFIAGGLIALCFRESVPKPLTYNWEKPDYVSDEDPFMQQFDENGNFFELPPEIDHDEETETITIRYEYKDHKAPEKGDL, from the coding sequence ATGAATAAAGAAGCAGATTATTTTAAGTTTTATAATGGGGTAGTAGTATTCCCATTATTCTTTGTGCTCTTAATGTGGGGAGTATTCTGGGTAGAGATAAAGTTTGGTTTAGACTTTACTAGGTGGGGAGTGAGACCACGTACGGCAACGGGAATAAAAGGTGTGATTTTCTCACCATTTATTCATTCTGGAATCAAACATTTATGGCACAATACCGTACCATTACTCGTGCTTAGTGCCGCCTTGTTCTATTTTTATAGGAAAATATCTTGGCGTGTTCTTTTACTTCTTGTCATATTGAGCGGCACAGGTACTTGGCTAATAGGTCGGGACTCATACCATATCGGAATGAGCGGGCTTATTTATGCCTTGGTTTCTTTTCTTTTCTTTAAAGGCATTCTAGCAAAGCACTTTCGACTTATTGCACTTTCCTTAATAGTTGTCTTTCTATACGGTAGCCTCATATGGGGTACATTACCCACTAGTGAGACTATATCTTGGGAAGGACATTTATCTGGATTTATAGCTGGAGGATTGATTGCGTTATGCTTTCGCGAAAGCGTACCAAAACCACTCACATACAATTGGGAAAAACCCGATTATGTTTCAGATGAAGATCCATTCATGCAGCAGTTTGATGAAAATGGAAATTTTTTCGAGTTACCTCCAGAAATTGACCATGATGAGGAAACGGAAACTATTACGATTCGTTATGAGTATAAAGATCATAAAGCACCTGAGAAAGGTGATTTATGA
- the rlmB gene encoding 23S rRNA (guanosine(2251)-2'-O)-methyltransferase RlmB yields MQKDLQIFGTRAIIEAIQAGKEIDKVFLQKGLHNPLLSELNTLIKKKGVQTSHVPIEKLNKLTQQNHQGAIAVVSAISFYDFEELVNAVVETEAAPLFILLDQLSDVRNFGAIIRTAECTGVHGIIIPKKGGAPVNGVAIKTSAGAAFNIPIAKVDHIKDAIYYLQGSGVQVVAATEKTETTLFETDFTSPTAIVMGREDSGVSPGVLKIVDKQAKLPLKGSIASLNVSVACGAFLYEIVRQRS; encoded by the coding sequence ATGCAAAAAGACCTACAAATCTTTGGTACTCGTGCCATAATTGAAGCTATACAAGCTGGTAAAGAAATAGATAAAGTATTCCTTCAAAAAGGACTTCATAATCCTTTATTGAGTGAACTCAATACGCTCATCAAAAAAAAAGGTGTACAGACTTCTCATGTGCCTATTGAGAAACTTAACAAACTTACGCAACAAAACCACCAAGGAGCCATTGCCGTAGTAAGTGCAATCTCATTTTATGATTTTGAAGAACTTGTAAACGCTGTTGTAGAAACTGAAGCTGCTCCCCTATTTATATTATTGGATCAATTATCTGATGTGAGAAATTTTGGTGCCATCATACGTACTGCAGAGTGCACAGGTGTACATGGTATTATTATTCCTAAAAAAGGTGGTGCGCCAGTAAATGGTGTGGCTATAAAAACTTCGGCAGGTGCTGCCTTTAATATTCCTATTGCAAAGGTAGATCACATCAAAGATGCTATTTATTACCTACAAGGATCTGGTGTCCAAGTAGTGGCCGCAACCGAAAAAACAGAGACTACTTTATTTGAAACAGACTTTACATCCCCTACCGCTATAGTAATGGGTCGTGAAGACAGTGGTGTGTCTCCTGGAGTTCTTAAGATTGTAGATAAACAAGCAAAACTCCCTCTTAAGGGCTCTATTGCTTCATTAAATGTTTCGGTAGCTTGTGGTGCTTTCCTTTATGAAATAGTAAGACAACGCTCATAA
- a CDS encoding SusD/RagB family nutrient-binding outer membrane lipoprotein, with translation MKKIIYSILALSMIFATSSCETTELDLLESPTQVGQDQLDPQFLFNNIQLNFRGFASATGGYGSFASSVTRQFSMTGSSVYAGAYSPGTFNGIWSNAYAGLLQDIKTLENFPEAETNFSYQLGVSKILKAQVLFTLVDFFGDVPLEEALLGAENQSPSFTDQVSVYLAAFEELNQGRVLLASGTGIEPLEDFYYGLANSSTSRAKWITAANSLELRALNNAKAGASDLGIDVTGRITELLNANNLIDDASEDLQFNYGANRLNPNTRHPGYNGNYENDASGYLANYLMWEMTQEKGFDDPRLFYYFYRQDTNAQNEDIFTLGCSVQAAPGHYSSVTSIYEDIDVSVPFCTAVPARGYWGRDHGDASGIPPDNTKRTVWGLYPAGGAFDVGDAAGIQNEGTDGLLGAGIEPILLSTHVAFIKAEIALELGIGDAQASLEDAIRFSMDKVTSFGSLNPTTVVIADDSDTAANEEVLLEEFLATQAQIDNYVNFVNDAYNAAPGNDDKLNVIMKEQHIASFGNGLEVYNAYRRTGFPNNMQPSLNPNPGDFYRSAFYPDTSINNNPNAQQADISRQVFWDKNPAGFIN, from the coding sequence ATGAAAAAAATAATATATTCTATATTAGCACTATCAATGATATTTGCTACTAGCTCATGTGAAACCACAGAGTTAGACTTACTAGAGAGTCCTACTCAAGTAGGACAAGACCAACTTGACCCACAATTCCTCTTCAATAATATTCAATTGAATTTTAGAGGTTTTGCCTCTGCTACTGGAGGATATGGATCATTTGCCTCATCTGTAACTAGACAATTCTCAATGACTGGATCTAGTGTGTATGCAGGAGCTTATTCTCCAGGAACCTTTAATGGAATCTGGTCTAATGCTTATGCCGGATTACTTCAGGACATTAAAACACTTGAAAACTTCCCAGAAGCTGAGACTAACTTCTCATACCAACTAGGAGTTTCTAAGATTTTAAAAGCACAAGTACTTTTTACTTTAGTTGACTTTTTTGGGGACGTTCCATTAGAAGAAGCTCTACTTGGAGCTGAAAATCAAAGTCCAAGCTTTACTGATCAGGTATCAGTTTATTTAGCTGCCTTTGAAGAATTAAATCAGGGAAGAGTTCTATTAGCAAGTGGTACAGGAATTGAACCATTAGAAGATTTCTACTACGGCCTTGCAAATTCTTCTACTTCTAGAGCGAAATGGATTACCGCAGCAAACTCCTTAGAACTTCGTGCGCTTAACAATGCAAAAGCAGGTGCAAGTGATTTAGGAATTGACGTTACAGGAAGAATCACTGAACTTCTAAATGCTAATAATTTGATTGATGATGCTTCTGAAGATCTTCAATTTAACTATGGAGCAAATAGACTAAACCCAAATACTCGTCACCCTGGTTATAATGGCAACTATGAAAACGATGCCTCTGGGTATTTAGCTAATTACCTAATGTGGGAAATGACTCAGGAAAAAGGTTTTGATGATCCAAGATTATTTTATTACTTCTACCGTCAAGACACTAATGCCCAAAATGAAGATATCTTCACCTTAGGATGTTCTGTGCAAGCAGCTCCAGGACACTATTCTAGTGTAACTTCTATTTATGAAGATATAGATGTATCAGTACCATTTTGTACTGCTGTACCTGCAAGAGGATATTGGGGGCGTGATCATGGGGACGCAAGTGGTATTCCACCTGATAATACAAAAAGAACAGTTTGGGGACTTTACCCTGCCGGTGGAGCTTTTGACGTAGGCGACGCTGCTGGAATTCAAAATGAAGGTACAGACGGATTATTAGGAGCAGGAATTGAACCAATTCTTTTGAGTACTCACGTTGCATTTATAAAAGCTGAAATTGCTTTAGAATTAGGTATAGGAGATGCTCAAGCAAGCCTCGAGGACGCGATCAGATTTTCAATGGATAAAGTAACCTCTTTTGGATCTTTAAATCCTACTACAGTTGTAATTGCTGATGATTCGGACACTGCTGCAAACGAGGAAGTTCTTTTAGAAGAATTCTTAGCTACACAAGCGCAAATTGATAATTATGTGAACTTTGTAAATGACGCATATAATGCTGCACCTGGAAATGATGATAAATTAAATGTGATAATGAAAGAACAACACATTGCATCATTTGGAAATGGTCTTGAAGTTTATAACGCTTACCGCCGTACTGGATTCCCTAATAACATGCAACCATCTTTAAATCCAAATCCAGGAGATTTTTATAGAAGTGCATTTTATCCAGATACGAGTATAAACAATAATCCTAATGCGCAACAGGCTGATATTTCACGTCAAGTATTTTGGGACAAAAATCCAGCCGGATTTATTAACTAA
- a CDS encoding SusC/RagA family TonB-linked outer membrane protein, giving the protein MKTKFSGILTLLLAFVVQVSLAQTTVSGTVTEENGPLPGANVIVKGTATGTQTDFDGNYSIQASPTDVLIFSFVGYTTKEVTVGNQTTINVGLASDNALEEVIVTAQGIKREKKAVGYAVTTIQSEAIGSRPSTDVARVLQGKAPGVNIQQTSGLAGSGTNIIIRGYSSINGSNQPLFVVDGIPFNTATNSDQGFNSGGNSASSRFLDIDPNNIAEISVLKGLSATTLYGQAGRNGVVLITTKSGSTSGSLQKKFEVSVDQSYFVTEIANLPDYQDTYGNGFYQSYSQAFSNWGPNFDSRGTNGVDENGNVPHPYDRAALADVFPEFQGADYAYRPYDSVEQFFTTGGVTTTSIGVNSSSDKGSYNVSFGRTDEEGFVKTSTYQRINFSAGGSTKLANGLNISSSFNFTRTDRTTPPTAVATGSNPAAGTASLFANVLYTPRSVDLIGLPFQNPVDNSSVYYRAGNDIDNPFWTLNNIQNDERVNRFFTNITASYDISDWFNVSYRVAYDTYSQEQQYGANKGGVQIQGGVLTTSSRINETWDHTLSLNFDKAISDKLNIDGNIGLNPRREVTNLQGVSSNQQFVYGLLTHNNFEESNGFTGFAEQNIIGLYGNVTLGYDNYAYLNLQGRNDWFSSLPQENRAIFYPSASLSLIPTSAFESLKGNDVLNYLKLRVGYGSSAGFPNPYATTIGLGSGTNVFQNQDGGAVNVLTVSNVLGNPDLKPELIQEIEAGIEARLFKNRLSLDVSVYDKVSNDLIIQNRLLDPATGYTVTSDNIGEITNKGIEVGFGIKAIRGEEEGDFNWDINGQWSVNENIVEDNGGEDGSITVFAGFTNLGNAAISGQAFGVIVGSSITRDANNNLVVGSDGNYLVDNNLSVIGDPNADWRSTVINEFSYKGFSLQAQLEYQHGGDMYSTTAAALLARGLTEDTNFDRTQTYILPGVTQDGAPNNIQIAATDVGFVNSGFFIDEQAIYDATSIRLREVSLGYSFPEKLLERTPLGSLRVNFIGQNLWFKAINFPDGLNFDPDVSSTGVGNGQGFDYLTGPTSKRFGFSLNATF; this is encoded by the coding sequence ATGAAAACAAAGTTTAGTGGAATTTTAACGCTATTGCTAGCGTTTGTAGTGCAAGTTTCCCTTGCACAGACAACAGTTTCCGGAACTGTTACCGAAGAAAATGGTCCTTTGCCTGGTGCAAATGTCATCGTAAAGGGAACAGCTACTGGAACTCAAACCGATTTTGACGGTAATTACTCAATTCAAGCAAGTCCTACTGATGTTCTTATTTTCAGCTTCGTAGGATACACTACAAAAGAAGTTACTGTGGGTAATCAAACTACCATCAATGTAGGGCTCGCTTCAGATAATGCACTGGAGGAAGTTATTGTGACTGCCCAAGGTATTAAAAGAGAAAAGAAAGCTGTAGGTTATGCAGTAACTACGATTCAATCTGAAGCAATTGGATCTAGACCATCAACAGATGTCGCTCGTGTACTTCAAGGAAAAGCTCCTGGGGTTAATATTCAACAGACATCTGGACTAGCAGGGTCTGGTACCAATATTATTATACGTGGTTACTCTTCTATTAATGGAAGTAATCAGCCACTTTTTGTTGTTGATGGTATACCATTTAACACGGCTACTAATTCTGACCAAGGATTTAATTCAGGTGGGAACTCTGCATCATCACGTTTTTTGGATATTGATCCTAATAACATTGCCGAAATCTCAGTTCTTAAAGGATTAAGTGCAACGACGCTATACGGTCAGGCTGGACGTAATGGAGTAGTTCTTATCACGACTAAATCTGGATCTACATCAGGATCTCTACAAAAGAAGTTTGAAGTTTCTGTTGATCAATCATATTTTGTGACGGAGATTGCAAACCTTCCAGATTATCAAGACACATATGGTAATGGATTTTATCAAAGTTACTCTCAGGCCTTTAGTAACTGGGGTCCTAACTTTGACTCTAGAGGTACTAATGGAGTAGATGAAAACGGTAATGTACCTCACCCATATGACAGAGCTGCTTTAGCAGATGTTTTTCCTGAATTTCAGGGAGCTGACTATGCTTATCGTCCTTATGATAGTGTTGAACAATTCTTTACTACTGGTGGTGTAACTACAACTTCTATAGGTGTAAACTCTTCTTCAGACAAGGGATCTTACAATGTAAGTTTTGGACGTACTGACGAGGAAGGTTTTGTTAAAACAAGTACATACCAACGTATTAACTTCAGTGCTGGTGGTTCTACCAAGCTAGCAAATGGCTTAAATATTTCAAGTTCGTTCAACTTTACTAGAACTGATAGAACAACACCTCCTACAGCTGTTGCGACAGGAAGTAACCCTGCTGCAGGAACTGCCTCACTTTTTGCAAACGTACTTTACACACCAAGAAGTGTTGATTTAATAGGACTTCCTTTCCAGAATCCAGTAGATAATTCAAGTGTTTACTATAGAGCTGGAAATGATATTGACAATCCATTTTGGACGTTAAACAACATTCAAAATGATGAACGTGTAAATCGTTTCTTTACTAACATAACTGCCTCATACGATATCAGTGATTGGTTCAATGTAAGCTACCGTGTAGCATATGATACCTACTCACAAGAACAACAATATGGTGCTAATAAAGGAGGTGTACAGATTCAAGGTGGAGTTTTAACAACTTCTAGCAGGATTAATGAAACTTGGGATCATACGTTAAGCTTAAACTTTGACAAGGCAATTTCAGACAAGTTAAATATTGATGGTAACATTGGTCTTAACCCAAGAAGAGAAGTTACAAATCTTCAAGGAGTATCTAGTAATCAACAGTTTGTGTACGGGTTATTGACTCACAATAATTTTGAAGAATCAAATGGTTTTACAGGATTTGCAGAGCAAAACATTATTGGACTTTACGGGAATGTAACACTTGGATATGACAACTACGCATATTTAAACTTACAAGGAAGAAATGACTGGTTCTCTTCGCTACCTCAAGAAAATAGAGCCATTTTCTATCCATCTGCTAGTTTATCATTAATACCTACGTCAGCATTTGAGTCACTAAAAGGTAATGATGTATTAAATTACCTAAAATTAAGAGTTGGTTATGGTTCCTCTGCAGGATTCCCTAATCCATATGCGACGACTATAGGACTTGGAAGTGGTACAAATGTATTCCAAAATCAAGACGGTGGTGCAGTAAACGTTCTAACTGTATCTAACGTGTTAGGAAATCCAGACTTAAAACCTGAACTTATCCAAGAAATTGAGGCAGGAATTGAGGCTCGCTTGTTTAAAAACAGATTATCACTAGATGTATCAGTTTATGACAAAGTATCTAATGATCTAATTATACAAAACAGACTTCTTGATCCTGCTACAGGTTATACCGTTACCTCAGATAATATTGGGGAAATTACAAACAAGGGTATCGAAGTAGGGTTTGGCATTAAAGCAATTCGCGGAGAAGAAGAAGGAGATTTCAACTGGGATATCAATGGACAATGGTCTGTAAACGAAAACATTGTTGAAGATAACGGAGGTGAAGATGGAAGTATTACTGTATTTGCTGGGTTTACTAATTTAGGTAACGCTGCTATTTCAGGTCAAGCTTTTGGTGTAATTGTAGGTAGCTCAATTACGAGAGATGCCAACAACAATTTAGTAGTAGGAAGTGATGGTAACTATCTAGTTGATAATAATCTTTCAGTTATTGGAGATCCTAATGCAGATTGGAGATCTACAGTCATTAATGAATTCTCTTACAAGGGCTTTTCATTACAGGCACAACTTGAATATCAACATGGTGGAGATATGTATTCTACAACTGCTGCGGCTCTATTAGCTCGTGGATTAACAGAAGATACAAATTTTGACAGAACTCAAACGTACATTCTACCTGGTGTAACACAGGATGGTGCTCCGAATAATATCCAAATCGCCGCTACAGACGTAGGATTTGTGAATTCTGGATTCTTCATTGATGAACAAGCCATTTATGATGCGACCTCTATACGTTTAAGAGAAGTATCACTAGGATACTCATTTCCAGAAAAATTACTAGAACGCACTCCACTTGGAAGCTTGAGAGTTAACTTTATTGGGCAAAACTTATGGTTTAAAGCAATAAACTTTCCTGACGGTCTTAATTTTGATCCTGATGTATCAAGTACAGGTGTTGGAAATGGTCAAGGATTTGATTACTTAACTGGACCTACTTCTAAGAGATTTGGTTTTAGTCTTAATGCAACATTCTAA
- a CDS encoding SusD/RagB family nutrient-binding outer membrane lipoprotein, with protein MKTKFFIIMMLVIAGAFTSCSDDLVELNINPNQPEVVPTANIFASATKSFTDFSRSGFNEGRLTLPWMQYWGQTAYADEDRFLYRETTAESIYNNTYLTMTDFKAILDLNTNEETRGTAAASGNNDNQIAASRIMLAYMFYELTNFFGDVPYYSYGSDNETFQAAQLEAGNFTPVFAAQEDIYTDILKELRESADMINEGEVVFTNGDNIFNGDATKWKKFANSLILRVATTIKGVDAGSYQTAFDAAVASGVMTSNDDNASQAYDTADANSSPLWGAFLTRTDFAVAAPFVELLKGERGNFDQDPRLFQMAVPISVDIEDVKSGTAAVTMDYDDYLGVPYAFRNTNFLDRTTYSYPSSNVIKPDYREILMEYAEVQFLISERNGFAQANYENGVTASMEKWGVPAADIATFVGNLPPANQANVLNQKYIALYMQAHQAYTEYRRTGFPNILVQVNETVDLPQEQIDGLAPENRVESYIFEAGPVDPSVSDLPFRLRYPQILQTLNGANRDAAAANLSNGDLIISKLFWDVN; from the coding sequence ATGAAAACTAAATTTTTTATAATTATGATGCTAGTCATCGCTGGTGCATTTACATCATGCTCCGATGACCTAGTTGAGCTAAATATCAATCCTAATCAACCAGAGGTGGTTCCTACTGCAAATATTTTTGCAAGTGCAACCAAATCTTTTACTGATTTCTCAAGAAGTGGATTTAATGAAGGTCGCCTTACGTTGCCTTGGATGCAGTACTGGGGACAAACAGCCTATGCTGATGAAGATAGATTTCTATACCGTGAAACAACTGCAGAATCAATTTACAACAATACGTATTTGACGATGACAGACTTCAAAGCTATTTTAGATTTAAATACTAATGAAGAAACGAGGGGTACTGCAGCAGCGTCTGGAAATAATGATAATCAAATTGCCGCTTCGCGTATCATGCTAGCTTACATGTTTTATGAATTAACAAATTTCTTTGGAGATGTGCCTTACTATTCATACGGTTCTGACAATGAAACGTTTCAAGCAGCACAATTAGAAGCTGGAAACTTCACCCCTGTTTTTGCAGCTCAAGAGGATATTTACACAGATATACTTAAAGAGCTTAGAGAATCTGCAGACATGATTAATGAAGGTGAAGTTGTATTTACCAATGGCGATAACATTTTCAATGGAGATGCAACAAAGTGGAAAAAATTTGCTAATTCACTTATTTTAAGAGTTGCTACAACTATCAAAGGTGTTGATGCGGGTTCATATCAGACTGCCTTTGATGCAGCAGTTGCTAGCGGAGTTATGACATCAAATGATGATAATGCTTCACAAGCCTATGATACTGCAGATGCAAACTCGTCTCCATTATGGGGAGCATTTCTTACAAGAACTGACTTTGCTGTAGCTGCTCCTTTTGTAGAACTACTTAAAGGTGAAAGAGGAAACTTTGATCAAGATCCAAGATTATTCCAAATGGCAGTGCCAATTTCTGTTGACATTGAAGATGTAAAGTCTGGAACTGCTGCAGTAACTATGGACTATGATGATTATTTAGGAGTACCGTATGCATTCAGAAATACTAACTTCTTAGATAGAACAACATATTCGTATCCAAGTAGTAATGTGATTAAGCCAGATTATCGCGAGATACTAATGGAATATGCCGAAGTTCAGTTCTTAATCTCTGAAAGAAACGGTTTCGCGCAAGCGAACTATGAGAACGGTGTAACAGCAAGTATGGAAAAGTGGGGAGTTCCTGCTGCAGATATAGCAACATTTGTGGGTAACCTACCTCCGGCAAATCAAGCAAATGTTTTAAATCAAAAATATATTGCATTATACATGCAAGCGCATCAAGCTTATACAGAATATAGAAGAACTGGTTTCCCTAACATTCTTGTTCAAGTAAACGAAACTGTTGACCTACCACAAGAACAGATTGATGGTTTAGCCCCTGAAAACAGAGTTGAAAGCTATATTTTTGAAGCTGGTCCAGTTGACCCTTCTGTATCTGACTTACCATTTAGATTGAGATATCCTCAAATATTACAAACTCTAAACGGTGCAAATAGAGATGCAGCTGCAGCAAACCTCTCAAATGGTGACTTAATAATAAGTAAACTATTTTGGGACGTTAACTAA